A section of the Camelus dromedarius isolate mCamDro1 chromosome 14, mCamDro1.pat, whole genome shotgun sequence genome encodes:
- the ZNF691 gene encoding zinc finger protein 691 produces the protein MGSEKEQSPEQHLPEEGERGNEPWRVDDSEGFRIPDGDKELGQESSSEGPQGIHPEKPRQTVTGPALEPEDPCSPPRPEADEKSFICAQCGKTFNNTSNLRTHQRIHTGEKPYKCSECGKSFSRSSNRIRHERIHLEEKHYKCPNCEESFRRHSDLTTHQQDHLGKRPFRCDICGKSFSQSSALAVHYRTHLEPAPYICCECGKSFSNSSSFGVHHRTHTGERPYECAECGRTFSDISNFGAHQRTHRGEKPYRCTQCGKHFSRSSNLIRHQKTHRGEQAGKDSS, from the coding sequence ATGGGCAGTGAGAAGGAGCAGAGCCCAGAACAGCACCTGCCCGAGGAAGGGGAACGGGGTAATGAGCCCTGGAGAGTGGATGACTCAGAGGGTTTTCGGATCCCAGATGGGGATAAAGAGCTCGGGCAAGAAAGCTCGTCAGAGGGGCCACAAGGGATCCATCCAGAAAAGCCACGGCAGACAGTCACTGGCCCCGCTTTGGAGCCAGAGGACCCCTGTTCTCCCCCGAGGCCCGAGGCCGACGAGAAGTCCTTTATCTGTGCCCAGTGTGGCAAAACCTTCAATAACACCTCCAACCTGAGAACACACCAGCGGATCCACACGGGTGAGAAGCCTTACAAGTGTTCTGAGTGTGGCAAGAGCTTCTCGAGAAGCTCCAACCGCATCCGGCACGAGCGGATCCACCTGGAGGAGAAGCACTACAAGTGTCCCAACTGTGAGGAGAGCTTTCGGCGGCACTCGGACCTCACCACGCATCAGCAGGATCACCTGGGCAAGCGGCCCTTCCGCTGTGACATCTGTGGCAAGAGCTTCAGCCAGAGCTCGGCGCTGGCGGTGCATTACCGGACCCACCTGGAGCCCGCGCCCTACATCTGCTGCGAGTGCGGGAAGAGCTTCAGCAACAGCTCCAGCTTTGGCGTGCACCACCGCACACACACGGGCGAGAGGCCTTACGAGTGTGCCGAGTGTGGCCGGACCTTCAGTGACATCTCCAACTTTGGAGCTCACCAGAGGACCCACCGGGGCGAGAAGCCCTATCGGTGCACTCAGTGTGGGAAACACTTCTCCCGCAGCTCCAATCTCATCCGCCACCAGAAAACGCACCGGGGAGAACAGGCCGGGAAAGATTCCAGCTGA
- the ERMAP gene encoding erythroid membrane-associated protein isoform X1 gives MLLPDACLISLSGRRDGSSLETPAQPVTVTDKGPPAPKVVKMASSSRSWLSRCLITLVFLQLPLHVSGDAGQSHVAPLGGTAELLCPLPLWPVTIPSDVRWLRTPGLGLSQLVHVFREGKDLEEGVMPEYKGRTALVRDAREGSVTLRIHHVRLEDRGRYRCQVQIGNLSREGTVTLQVAVLGSDPYIHVESYDAGWIQLVCRSAGWFPKPWVQWRDPQGRVFPSLLETHSLDEAGLFRAAVSNRVRDSILGNVSCTIRNGALGQEKTTAMVIAAPSPARFSSSEVALAVILPVLGLLIIVGVNFIWKQRKSKEELLYEQVMEKIFSQPMQKKKEGSEKPSVSSAPRPLCRPSSADDFALEKLRSDLKLKRAAANSGWRRARLHFVAVTLDPDTAHPKLILSEDRRCVKLGDTRQPLPDNPQRFDFIVSVLGSEYFTAGCHYWEVYVTDKTKWALGVCSESVSRKGKVTASPTNGHWLVRQNCGNEYEALTSPQTSFRLKEPPRCVGIFLDYEAGVISFYNVTDQSHMFTFTHSFSGPLRPFFEPCLHDGGKNTAPLIICSELQKLEGSTVLKPEDKGHANRDVALKVDPSLLAAQTPELFPLRDRILSWPSDLGPALQGLRVPSF, from the exons GTGAAGATGGCAAGTTCCTCTCGCTCCTGGCTCTCCAGATGCCTCATCACACTCGTCTTCCTCCAGCTGCCTTTGCACGTGTCGG GGGATGCCGGCCAGTCCCACGTGGCCCCGCTAGGGGGCACAGCCGAGCTGCTCTGCCCTCTCCCGCTCTGGCCCGTTACCATACCCTCCGATGTGAGGTGGCTGCGGACCCCGGGGCTGGGTCTCTCCCAGCTTGTTCACGTATTCCGGGAAGGGAAGGACCTGGAGGAAGGCGTGATGCCGGAATATAAGGGGAGGACGGCGTTGGTGAGAGACGCCCGAGAGGGAAGTGTCACTCTGAGGATCCACCATGTCCGGCTGGAGGATCGGGGGCGGTACCGATGTCAGGTCCAGATCGGAAACCTGAGTCGAGAGGGCACCGTGACGCTGCAGGTTGCAG TTCTAGGCTCCGACCCTTACATCCACGTGGAAAGCTACGACGCTGGATGGATCCAGCTGGTGTGCAGGTCGGCGGGATGGTTCCCAAAGCCTTGGGTCCAGTGGAGAGACCCTCAGGGCAGGGTGTTTCCATCCCTGTTGGAGACCCATTCCCTGGACGAAGCTGGCCTCTTCCGAGCAGCGGTGTCCAACAGAGTCAGGGACAGCATTCTGGGGAATGTGTCCTGCACCATCCGCAATGGGGCGCTCGGCCAAGAGAAGACCACAGCCATGGTCATAGCAG CCCCGTCTCCAGCGAGGTTCTCCTCATCAGAAGTGGCTCTTGCTGTGATCCTGCCTGTCCTGGGGCTTCTCATCATTGTGGGCGTTAACTTCATCTGGaagcaaagaaaatcaaaag AGGAGCTTCTCTATGAACAGGTGATGGAG AAAATCTTCTCTCAGCCCATGCAAAAGAAAAAG gAAGGCTCCGAAAAGCCCTCAGTAAGTTCTGCTCCTCGTCCATTGTGCAGACCTTCTTCTGCTGACGACTTTGCTTTAG agAAACTCCGGAGTGATCTGA aGTTGAAAAGAGCAGCAGCAAACTCAG gCTGGAGAAGGGCTCGGCTGCACTTTG TGGCGGTGACCCTGGACCCAGACACAGCGCATCCCAAACTCATCCTGTCTGAGGACCGGAGATGTGTGAAGCTTGGAGACACAAGGCAGCCCTTGCCGGACAACCCCCAGAGATTTGACTTCATCGTCAGTGTCCTGGGCTCTGAGTACTTCACGGCCGGCTGTCACTACTGGGAGGTGTATGTGACAGACAAGACCAAGTGGGCCCTCGGGGTGTGTAGTGAGTCCGTGAGCAGGAAGGGGAAGGTCACCGCCTCACCCACCAACGGACACTGGCTCGTGCGACAGAATTGTGGGAATGAGTACGAGGCCCTCACGTCCCCGCAGACCTCCTTCCGCCTGAAAGAGCCCCCGCGGTGCGTGGGGATTTTCCTGGACTATGAAGCAGGAGTCATTTCCTTCTACAACGTGACGGACCAATCCCACATGTTTACTTTCACCCACAGTTTCTCTGGTCCCCTTCGCCCTTTCTTTGAACCTTGCCTTCATGATGGAGGGAAAAACACAGCACCTCTAATCATCTGTTCTGAACTCCAGAAACTGGAGGGATCAACTGTGCTCAAGCCAGAAGACAAAGGCCATGCTAATAGAGATGTTGCCCTGAAGGTGGACCCTTCCCTGCTCGCTGCTCAGACTCCGGAGCTCTTCCCACTCAGAGACAGGATCCTGTCCTGGCCCTCTGACCTTGGCCCAGCCCTTCAAGGACTTAGGGTTCCTTCTTTTTAG
- the ERMAP gene encoding erythroid membrane-associated protein isoform X2, whose product MLLPDACLISLSGRRDGSSLETPAQPVTVTDKGPPAPKVVKMASSSRSWLSRCLITLVFLQLPLHVSGDAGQSHVAPLGGTAELLCPLPLWPVTIPSDVRWLRTPGLGLSQLVHVFREGKDLEEGVMPEYKGRTALVRDAREGSVTLRIHHVRLEDRGRYRCQVQIGNLSREGTVTLQVAVLGSDPYIHVESYDAGWIQLVCRSAGWFPKPWVQWRDPQGRVFPSLLETHSLDEAGLFRAAVSNRVRDSILGNVSCTIRNGALGQEKTTAMVIAAPSPARFSSSEVALAVILPVLGLLIIVGVNFIWKQRKSKEELLYEQVMEVENLLSAHAKEKGRLRKALKKLRSDLKLKRAAANSGWRRARLHFVAVTLDPDTAHPKLILSEDRRCVKLGDTRQPLPDNPQRFDFIVSVLGSEYFTAGCHYWEVYVTDKTKWALGVCSESVSRKGKVTASPTNGHWLVRQNCGNEYEALTSPQTSFRLKEPPRCVGIFLDYEAGVISFYNVTDQSHMFTFTHSFSGPLRPFFEPCLHDGGKNTAPLIICSELQKLEGSTVLKPEDKGHANRDVALKVDPSLLAAQTPELFPLRDRILSWPSDLGPALQGLRVPSF is encoded by the exons GTGAAGATGGCAAGTTCCTCTCGCTCCTGGCTCTCCAGATGCCTCATCACACTCGTCTTCCTCCAGCTGCCTTTGCACGTGTCGG GGGATGCCGGCCAGTCCCACGTGGCCCCGCTAGGGGGCACAGCCGAGCTGCTCTGCCCTCTCCCGCTCTGGCCCGTTACCATACCCTCCGATGTGAGGTGGCTGCGGACCCCGGGGCTGGGTCTCTCCCAGCTTGTTCACGTATTCCGGGAAGGGAAGGACCTGGAGGAAGGCGTGATGCCGGAATATAAGGGGAGGACGGCGTTGGTGAGAGACGCCCGAGAGGGAAGTGTCACTCTGAGGATCCACCATGTCCGGCTGGAGGATCGGGGGCGGTACCGATGTCAGGTCCAGATCGGAAACCTGAGTCGAGAGGGCACCGTGACGCTGCAGGTTGCAG TTCTAGGCTCCGACCCTTACATCCACGTGGAAAGCTACGACGCTGGATGGATCCAGCTGGTGTGCAGGTCGGCGGGATGGTTCCCAAAGCCTTGGGTCCAGTGGAGAGACCCTCAGGGCAGGGTGTTTCCATCCCTGTTGGAGACCCATTCCCTGGACGAAGCTGGCCTCTTCCGAGCAGCGGTGTCCAACAGAGTCAGGGACAGCATTCTGGGGAATGTGTCCTGCACCATCCGCAATGGGGCGCTCGGCCAAGAGAAGACCACAGCCATGGTCATAGCAG CCCCGTCTCCAGCGAGGTTCTCCTCATCAGAAGTGGCTCTTGCTGTGATCCTGCCTGTCCTGGGGCTTCTCATCATTGTGGGCGTTAACTTCATCTGGaagcaaagaaaatcaaaag AGGAGCTTCTCTATGAACAGGTGATGGAGGTAG AAAATCTTCTCTCAGCCCATGCAAAAGAAAAAG gAAGGCTCCGAAAAGCCCTCA agAAACTCCGGAGTGATCTGA aGTTGAAAAGAGCAGCAGCAAACTCAG gCTGGAGAAGGGCTCGGCTGCACTTTG TGGCGGTGACCCTGGACCCAGACACAGCGCATCCCAAACTCATCCTGTCTGAGGACCGGAGATGTGTGAAGCTTGGAGACACAAGGCAGCCCTTGCCGGACAACCCCCAGAGATTTGACTTCATCGTCAGTGTCCTGGGCTCTGAGTACTTCACGGCCGGCTGTCACTACTGGGAGGTGTATGTGACAGACAAGACCAAGTGGGCCCTCGGGGTGTGTAGTGAGTCCGTGAGCAGGAAGGGGAAGGTCACCGCCTCACCCACCAACGGACACTGGCTCGTGCGACAGAATTGTGGGAATGAGTACGAGGCCCTCACGTCCCCGCAGACCTCCTTCCGCCTGAAAGAGCCCCCGCGGTGCGTGGGGATTTTCCTGGACTATGAAGCAGGAGTCATTTCCTTCTACAACGTGACGGACCAATCCCACATGTTTACTTTCACCCACAGTTTCTCTGGTCCCCTTCGCCCTTTCTTTGAACCTTGCCTTCATGATGGAGGGAAAAACACAGCACCTCTAATCATCTGTTCTGAACTCCAGAAACTGGAGGGATCAACTGTGCTCAAGCCAGAAGACAAAGGCCATGCTAATAGAGATGTTGCCCTGAAGGTGGACCCTTCCCTGCTCGCTGCTCAGACTCCGGAGCTCTTCCCACTCAGAGACAGGATCCTGTCCTGGCCCTCTGACCTTGGCCCAGCCCTTCAAGGACTTAGGGTTCCTTCTTTTTAG
- the ERMAP gene encoding erythroid membrane-associated protein isoform X3, giving the protein MASSSRSWLSRCLITLVFLQLPLHVSGDAGQSHVAPLGGTAELLCPLPLWPVTIPSDVRWLRTPGLGLSQLVHVFREGKDLEEGVMPEYKGRTALVRDAREGSVTLRIHHVRLEDRGRYRCQVQIGNLSREGTVTLQVAVLGSDPYIHVESYDAGWIQLVCRSAGWFPKPWVQWRDPQGRVFPSLLETHSLDEAGLFRAAVSNRVRDSILGNVSCTIRNGALGQEKTTAMVIAAPSPARFSSSEVALAVILPVLGLLIIVGVNFIWKQRKSKEELLYEQVMEKIFSQPMQKKKEGSEKPSVSSAPRPLCRPSSADDFALEKLRSDLKLKRAAANSGWRRARLHFVAVTLDPDTAHPKLILSEDRRCVKLGDTRQPLPDNPQRFDFIVSVLGSEYFTAGCHYWEVYVTDKTKWALGVCSESVSRKGKVTASPTNGHWLVRQNCGNEYEALTSPQTSFRLKEPPRCVGIFLDYEAGVISFYNVTDQSHMFTFTHSFSGPLRPFFEPCLHDGGKNTAPLIICSELQKLEGSTVLKPEDKGHANRDVALKVDPSLLAAQTPELFPLRDRILSWPSDLGPALQGLRVPSF; this is encoded by the exons ATGGCAAGTTCCTCTCGCTCCTGGCTCTCCAGATGCCTCATCACACTCGTCTTCCTCCAGCTGCCTTTGCACGTGTCGG GGGATGCCGGCCAGTCCCACGTGGCCCCGCTAGGGGGCACAGCCGAGCTGCTCTGCCCTCTCCCGCTCTGGCCCGTTACCATACCCTCCGATGTGAGGTGGCTGCGGACCCCGGGGCTGGGTCTCTCCCAGCTTGTTCACGTATTCCGGGAAGGGAAGGACCTGGAGGAAGGCGTGATGCCGGAATATAAGGGGAGGACGGCGTTGGTGAGAGACGCCCGAGAGGGAAGTGTCACTCTGAGGATCCACCATGTCCGGCTGGAGGATCGGGGGCGGTACCGATGTCAGGTCCAGATCGGAAACCTGAGTCGAGAGGGCACCGTGACGCTGCAGGTTGCAG TTCTAGGCTCCGACCCTTACATCCACGTGGAAAGCTACGACGCTGGATGGATCCAGCTGGTGTGCAGGTCGGCGGGATGGTTCCCAAAGCCTTGGGTCCAGTGGAGAGACCCTCAGGGCAGGGTGTTTCCATCCCTGTTGGAGACCCATTCCCTGGACGAAGCTGGCCTCTTCCGAGCAGCGGTGTCCAACAGAGTCAGGGACAGCATTCTGGGGAATGTGTCCTGCACCATCCGCAATGGGGCGCTCGGCCAAGAGAAGACCACAGCCATGGTCATAGCAG CCCCGTCTCCAGCGAGGTTCTCCTCATCAGAAGTGGCTCTTGCTGTGATCCTGCCTGTCCTGGGGCTTCTCATCATTGTGGGCGTTAACTTCATCTGGaagcaaagaaaatcaaaag AGGAGCTTCTCTATGAACAGGTGATGGAG AAAATCTTCTCTCAGCCCATGCAAAAGAAAAAG gAAGGCTCCGAAAAGCCCTCAGTAAGTTCTGCTCCTCGTCCATTGTGCAGACCTTCTTCTGCTGACGACTTTGCTTTAG agAAACTCCGGAGTGATCTGA aGTTGAAAAGAGCAGCAGCAAACTCAG gCTGGAGAAGGGCTCGGCTGCACTTTG TGGCGGTGACCCTGGACCCAGACACAGCGCATCCCAAACTCATCCTGTCTGAGGACCGGAGATGTGTGAAGCTTGGAGACACAAGGCAGCCCTTGCCGGACAACCCCCAGAGATTTGACTTCATCGTCAGTGTCCTGGGCTCTGAGTACTTCACGGCCGGCTGTCACTACTGGGAGGTGTATGTGACAGACAAGACCAAGTGGGCCCTCGGGGTGTGTAGTGAGTCCGTGAGCAGGAAGGGGAAGGTCACCGCCTCACCCACCAACGGACACTGGCTCGTGCGACAGAATTGTGGGAATGAGTACGAGGCCCTCACGTCCCCGCAGACCTCCTTCCGCCTGAAAGAGCCCCCGCGGTGCGTGGGGATTTTCCTGGACTATGAAGCAGGAGTCATTTCCTTCTACAACGTGACGGACCAATCCCACATGTTTACTTTCACCCACAGTTTCTCTGGTCCCCTTCGCCCTTTCTTTGAACCTTGCCTTCATGATGGAGGGAAAAACACAGCACCTCTAATCATCTGTTCTGAACTCCAGAAACTGGAGGGATCAACTGTGCTCAAGCCAGAAGACAAAGGCCATGCTAATAGAGATGTTGCCCTGAAGGTGGACCCTTCCCTGCTCGCTGCTCAGACTCCGGAGCTCTTCCCACTCAGAGACAGGATCCTGTCCTGGCCCTCTGACCTTGGCCCAGCCCTTCAAGGACTTAGGGTTCCTTCTTTTTAG